One sulfur-oxidizing endosymbiont of Gigantopelta aegis genomic region harbors:
- the ubiU gene encoding ubiquinone anaerobic biosynthesis protein UbiU yields MELVCPAGNFPALKEAVNNGADAVYIGFKDDTNARHFAGLNFNEKNLPRAIDYAHQAGTKVFVAINTYPQPSGWSRWQKAVDMAADLGVDTVIIADISILDYAANKHPQMTRHLSVQGSATSYESLRYYQQNFGIKRAVLPRVLSLSQVANLAQQSPVELEVFGFGSLCIMAEGRCHLSSYVTGESPNTCGACSPAKSVRWEKTPQGLESRLNDVLIDRYDDNENAGYPTLCKGRFSVGNDTFHVLEEPTSLNTIAILPDLDRIGIKAIKIEGRQRSPAYTQQVTQVWREAIDSYYAQPENYQTQAHWSAALDKVSEGSQTTLGAYSRPWQ; encoded by the coding sequence ATTGAACTTGTTTGCCCCGCAGGTAATTTTCCTGCCCTAAAAGAAGCAGTGAATAATGGTGCCGATGCGGTCTATATTGGTTTTAAAGACGATACCAATGCTCGACACTTTGCCGGATTAAACTTTAACGAAAAAAATCTCCCCCGTGCTATTGATTATGCTCATCAGGCTGGGACAAAAGTTTTTGTCGCAATCAATACCTATCCGCAACCTTCGGGTTGGTCTCGTTGGCAAAAAGCCGTGGATATGGCGGCAGATTTGGGCGTGGATACGGTCATTATTGCCGATATCAGTATTCTTGATTATGCCGCTAATAAGCACCCCCAAATGACCCGACACTTATCCGTGCAAGGCTCAGCAACCAGCTATGAATCACTGCGTTATTATCAGCAAAATTTTGGTATCAAACGTGCTGTTTTACCCCGGGTCTTATCACTGTCACAAGTGGCAAATCTAGCACAGCAATCCCCCGTCGAATTGGAAGTGTTTGGCTTTGGTAGCTTATGTATTATGGCTGAAGGGCGCTGTCACTTATCATCTTATGTCACCGGCGAATCCCCTAATACCTGTGGTGCTTGCTCACCGGCAAAGTCCGTGCGTTGGGAGAAAACCCCACAGGGACTAGAATCACGTTTAAATGATGTGCTAATCGATCGCTATGACGACAATGAAAATGCCGGCTATCCAACCCTATGCAAGGGACGTTTTTCAGTGGGCAATGATACCTTTCATGTCTTGGAAGAGCCAACCAGCTTGAATACGATTGCCATCTTGCCAGATTTAGATCGCATTGGTATCAAAGCAATAAAAATTGAAGGGAGACAGCGCAGCCCTGCTTACACCCAACAAGTCACTCAAGTATGGCGTGAGGCAATTGATAGTTACTATGCTCAACCGGAAAATTACCAAACACAGGCGCATTGGTCAGCAGCATTGGACAAGGTTTCTGAAGGCTCACAAACGACTTTAGGCGCCTATAGCCGGCCATGGCAATGA
- a CDS encoding U32 family peptidase, producing MKLSLGPLLYFWSHDDITDFYQKMLATPVDILYLGETVCSKRRALGFEQWLELARELGKSKEVVLSTLSLIEAESELKTLRRYCDNGEFTIEANDMAAVQMLSEKNIPFTIGPTINVYNAQTLAILHRQGLQRWVMPVELSQQTLLEILQALETLGIKDKIETEIFSYGYMPLALSARCFTARANNLPKDQCELKCLDYPGGMLVKSQEEQNIFTLNGIQTLSGSPYDLYHELNAMQEMGVDIVRISPEKTNTAKIIEAYQAKINNANPTISYKLDDHCNGYWHGEPGMLQHSEQA from the coding sequence ATGAAATTATCCCTGGGCCCTCTACTTTATTTCTGGTCGCATGATGATATCACTGACTTTTATCAGAAAATGCTAGCAACGCCAGTCGATATCCTCTATCTGGGCGAAACAGTCTGTTCAAAACGTCGTGCTTTAGGTTTTGAACAATGGCTAGAATTGGCAAGAGAGTTGGGTAAAAGCAAAGAAGTGGTATTATCAACCTTATCATTAATCGAAGCCGAGTCAGAGCTCAAAACCCTAAGGCGATACTGTGATAATGGTGAGTTCACCATTGAAGCCAATGATATGGCCGCAGTACAAATGCTAAGTGAAAAGAATATTCCCTTCACGATTGGTCCGACGATCAATGTCTATAATGCACAAACGCTAGCAATCTTGCACCGTCAGGGTCTACAACGCTGGGTGATGCCAGTAGAACTATCACAACAGACATTATTGGAAATACTGCAAGCACTGGAAACTCTTGGTATTAAAGATAAAATAGAAACTGAAATCTTTAGCTATGGTTATATGCCCTTAGCATTATCCGCACGTTGCTTCACGGCCAGAGCCAATAATTTACCCAAGGATCAATGTGAATTAAAATGCCTTGATTATCCCGGTGGGATGTTGGTAAAAAGTCAGGAAGAGCAAAATATCTTTACCTTAAATGGTATTCAAACACTTTCAGGCTCACCTTATGATTTGTATCATGAGCTAAATGCAATGCAAGAGATGGGCGTTGATATTGTGCGTATCAGTCCGGAAAAAACGAACACGGCAAAAATCATTGAAGCCTATCAAGCAAAAATAAATAATGCTAATCCGACAATTTCTTATAAACTAGATGATCACTGCAATGGTTATTGGCATGGTGAACCGGGGATGCTACAGCATAGTGAACAAGCTTAA
- a CDS encoding FAD-dependent oxidoreductase produces the protein MNKARQTEAVDIAIIGGGIAGLWTLARLRHSGYQAFLLEADQLGGVQSNASQGIIHGGTKYALTGKLTHSSQAIQQMPKRWQDCLNGQGEVDLSQARVLSEHQFLWSNKSLATKITGFFASKVMSSRMKKLPIDDFVAPFNQKNFKGDLYQLDEPVLDIQSVIDTLRKQYSEVIFQADIQGLARISTAQKSNDDHVYNIALSYENDASKKLLAKVVVLTSGSGNECLLSSLKQSQPEMQRRPLYMPMLKASENILPKMYAHCLGASALPKMTITSHTLDVQETNAKQTVWYLGGEIAEQGVGRSLEEQVNIAKKELASLMPWMDFSTCQWSALAIDRAEPKMPDGSRPVEPWVSYEQDIISAWPVKLAMAPVMVDKIILQLEALAIDKNSSARASEASLLDLPKAKTSPLPWEKVQHWI, from the coding sequence GTGAATAAAGCACGCCAGACAGAGGCTGTTGATATCGCCATTATCGGCGGGGGAATAGCCGGTTTATGGACACTGGCTCGTTTGCGGCACAGCGGTTATCAGGCCTTTTTACTCGAAGCCGATCAGCTCGGTGGGGTGCAAAGTAATGCCTCTCAAGGGATTATTCATGGCGGTACTAAATATGCCTTAACCGGCAAGCTAACGCACTCTTCACAAGCCATACAACAAATGCCCAAGCGCTGGCAAGATTGTCTCAATGGTCAGGGCGAAGTTGATCTCTCGCAGGCGAGGGTGTTATCAGAGCACCAATTTCTCTGGTCAAATAAAAGCCTGGCGACAAAAATAACAGGTTTTTTTGCCAGCAAGGTCATGAGTAGCAGAATGAAAAAACTGCCCATAGATGATTTTGTTGCCCCCTTTAATCAGAAAAACTTTAAGGGTGACTTATACCAATTGGATGAGCCTGTCTTGGATATCCAGAGCGTTATTGACACCTTGCGCAAACAATATTCCGAGGTGATTTTTCAAGCGGACATACAGGGGCTAGCTCGAATAAGCACTGCACAAAAATCTAATGATGATCATGTTTACAATATAGCGCTAAGTTATGAAAATGATGCCAGTAAAAAATTACTAGCAAAGGTGGTTGTTTTAACGTCAGGGTCAGGTAATGAATGTTTGTTGTCAAGCCTAAAGCAAAGCCAGCCGGAAATGCAACGCCGGCCATTGTATATGCCGATGTTAAAAGCTTCTGAAAATATTTTGCCAAAAATGTATGCCCATTGCTTAGGCGCAAGTGCTTTACCGAAAATGACCATTACCTCTCATACACTCGATGTTCAAGAAACAAATGCCAAGCAAACAGTCTGGTATCTGGGCGGAGAAATTGCAGAGCAGGGAGTAGGAAGAAGTCTTGAGGAACAGGTGAATATCGCCAAAAAAGAATTGGCTAGCCTAATGCCCTGGATGGATTTTTCCACCTGCCAATGGTCAGCCTTAGCAATTGATCGGGCTGAACCTAAAATGCCCGATGGCAGTCGCCCTGTAGAACCTTGGGTGTCTTATGAGCAAGATATTATTAGCGCATGGCCAGTTAAATTAGCCATGGCACCGGTCATGGTTGATAAAATCATCCTGCAATTAGAAGCATTGGCGATAGACAAAAACTCCTCTGCAAGGGCAAGCGAAGCAAGCCTTTTGGATTTGCCCAAGGCTAAAACAAGTCCATTACCCTGGGAAAAGGTACAACACTGGATATGA
- a CDS encoding lipopolysaccharide kinase InaA family protein, which yields MKFHQFDNSDTEHLFKQNNLADFAQLWDLESPWFEAPNYRRNGWSGVTKFVLKDANGVSHPVFIKRQENHNFKTLLHPIKGIPTFRREFINLKRLNDRNIPTLNCLYYGERMENDKAQSILITQSLEGYESFEEKFNNNSEDSSNEEAVSFEDTRLIMQAAGRNTRLLHDANYRHGSLYPKHFFAKLEANQADVRLIDLEKLKWYPFRYLVRFNDLSRIIRRRTPVDKEAIKILIAAYLKQGEDLSHSALAKKLYLLLENT from the coding sequence ATGAAATTTCACCAGTTTGATAATAGTGATACTGAACATTTATTTAAGCAAAATAATTTAGCTGACTTTGCACAATTATGGGATCTGGAGTCGCCCTGGTTTGAAGCACCTAATTATCGTCGCAATGGCTGGAGTGGCGTGACGAAGTTTGTCTTGAAGGATGCTAATGGTGTCAGTCATCCGGTCTTTATTAAGCGTCAGGAAAACCATAATTTTAAAACTCTATTACATCCCATTAAAGGCATCCCCACTTTTCGCCGTGAGTTTATCAATTTAAAACGGCTCAATGATAGAAATATTCCAACGCTGAATTGTTTGTATTATGGGGAGCGCATGGAGAATGATAAAGCGCAAAGTATTTTGATTACTCAGTCCTTGGAAGGCTATGAAAGTTTTGAAGAGAAGTTTAACAATAATTCCGAAGATAGCTCTAATGAAGAAGCTGTTTCGTTTGAAGATACTCGCTTGATCATGCAAGCAGCGGGGCGTAATACACGGCTTTTACATGATGCCAATTATCGTCATGGCAGTCTTTATCCTAAGCATTTTTTTGCTAAATTAGAGGCTAATCAGGCTGATGTACGTCTCATTGATTTAGAAAAACTCAAGTGGTATCCCTTTCGTTATCTGGTACGCTTTAATGATCTCTCACGTATTATCCGCCGCCGTACACCGGTTGATAAAGAGGCTATAAAAATTTTAATTGCTGCTTATCTTAAACAGGGTGAAGATTTAAGTCATAGTGCTTTAGCAAAGAAACTCTATTTGCTCTTGGAGAACACGTAA
- the hldE gene encoding bifunctional D-glycero-beta-D-manno-heptose-7-phosphate kinase/D-glycero-beta-D-manno-heptose 1-phosphate adenylyltransferase HldE translates to MQLIIPDFSNAKILVVGDLMLDRYWHGPTSRISPEAPVPVVKIEESEERAGGAGNVALNIAALNGQPSLVGLTGQDEAAGILKTRLTQQGVNCQFVELANCTTITKLRVLSRHQQLIRLDFEDGFLMGEGEGSDSATALLQAYETQLDLHDVILFSDYQKGTLRDLPKLIALAKARGKSIIIDPKGNDFDIYRGASLLTPNLSEFEAIVGACDNDEQLVEKAEALRQELELDALLITRSEKGMTLIRAGQSAVHLPTRARDVFDVTGAGDTVIATLAAAIAAGMDMVDATKLANLAASVVVSKVGTATVTVHELRTAMRQLSDVEQGIISEQRLIALVKDAKEHGEKVIMTNGCFDILHAGHVTYLEQAKSLGDRLIVAVNDDASVKRIKGPERPVNSMNLRMQVLAGLSCVDWVVPFYEDTPTRLICDVSPSALVKGGDNDVEKIPGGDCVREQGGEVLIMEYVDNCSTTGLIRSIRSADDSVENKTDGE, encoded by the coding sequence ATGCAACTTATCATACCTGATTTTTCAAACGCAAAAATTTTAGTCGTCGGCGATTTAATGTTGGATCGTTATTGGCATGGACCTACGTCCCGAATTTCCCCCGAAGCACCCGTGCCTGTGGTCAAGATAGAAGAATCAGAAGAACGTGCCGGGGGCGCGGGTAATGTGGCCTTAAATATTGCCGCATTGAATGGTCAACCATCATTAGTCGGGCTGACCGGACAGGACGAAGCTGCCGGAATTTTAAAAACTCGCCTGACCCAGCAGGGGGTTAATTGTCAATTTGTCGAATTAGCCAATTGTACCACCATCACCAAGTTACGCGTGCTCAGCCGTCATCAACAACTGATTCGTCTGGATTTTGAAGATGGCTTTCTTATGGGCGAAGGTGAAGGCTCAGACAGTGCGACGGCCTTGCTTCAAGCCTATGAAACACAATTAGATTTACACGATGTTATTCTCTTTTCAGATTATCAAAAAGGCACCTTACGCGACTTGCCCAAACTGATAGCATTAGCAAAAGCGCGTGGCAAAAGCATTATTATTGATCCCAAGGGCAATGACTTTGACATCTACCGTGGTGCGAGTCTACTAACACCAAATTTATCAGAATTCGAAGCCATTGTGGGTGCTTGTGATAATGATGAGCAATTAGTCGAAAAAGCAGAAGCATTACGTCAGGAATTAGAATTAGATGCGCTATTAATCACCCGTAGCGAAAAAGGTATGACCTTAATTCGTGCGGGGCAAAGCGCCGTACACCTGCCGACCCGTGCCCGAGATGTTTTTGATGTGACGGGAGCGGGGGATACCGTGATTGCGACTCTGGCAGCGGCAATTGCGGCAGGCATGGATATGGTTGATGCCACTAAGCTAGCCAATCTAGCGGCCAGCGTGGTGGTCAGTAAAGTGGGAACAGCCACCGTGACCGTGCATGAGTTACGCACAGCCATGCGTCAGCTCAGTGATGTTGAGCAGGGTATTATTTCAGAACAACGTCTGATAGCCTTAGTAAAAGACGCCAAAGAACATGGTGAAAAAGTCATCATGACCAATGGTTGTTTTGATATTCTCCATGCCGGCCATGTCACCTACTTAGAACAAGCAAAAAGCTTGGGTGATCGCCTCATTGTCGCAGTCAATGATGATGCCTCGGTGAAGCGAATTAAAGGCCCGGAAAGACCCGTCAATAGCATGAATTTACGGATGCAAGTGTTGGCTGGCCTGAGCTGTGTGGATTGGGTAGTACCCTTCTATGAAGATACACCGACACGTCTGATCTGTGATGTTTCTCCCTCAGCCTTAGTGAAAGGTGGAGACAATGACGTGGAAAAAATTCCCGGCGGTGATTGTGTGCGTGAGCAGGGTGGTGAAGTCTTGATAATGGAATACGTTGATAATTGCTCAACTACCGGATTAATACGCTCCATTCGTTCAGCTGACGATTCGGTTGAAAATAAAACCGATGGTGAATAA
- the lpxL gene encoding LpxL/LpxP family Kdo(2)-lipid IV(A) lauroyl/palmitoleoyl acyltransferase: MSKVSFPWRDFLAPKFWPSWLGLAAMRILPLLPYRLQLLIGKFIGHLFYRIAKYRREIVQINIALCFPELSTEQQAKLVVDHFHSLGISIAETTMSWWGNEKKLRKLVTFKGFEYVDNALQAGTGAIMLGAHYTTMEISGRLIALDHDLAVSYQKLRNPLFNAVTYNARKRMLHRVFARDEIRASFRYIKQNHLMWIAADQDVGIENSVFVPFMGHIAATQTVPSRMAKITKAPIIPYISRRLDNARGYEIEFFPPVENFPSESLEADALCTNLLIEEQIRKAPEQYLWVHRRFKTRPEGMAKLYRKKPRRITKK; the protein is encoded by the coding sequence GTGTCTAAAGTTTCTTTTCCCTGGCGAGATTTTCTTGCCCCAAAATTCTGGCCGTCATGGTTGGGTTTGGCAGCCATGCGCATTTTACCCCTACTACCTTATCGACTGCAATTGCTGATAGGCAAGTTTATTGGCCATTTATTTTATCGCATTGCCAAGTACCGCCGTGAGATAGTACAAATCAATATCGCCCTATGTTTTCCTGAGTTGTCCACAGAACAACAAGCCAAATTAGTCGTGGATCATTTTCACTCTCTGGGGATCAGCATTGCCGAAACCACAATGAGTTGGTGGGGAAACGAGAAGAAACTGCGAAAGTTAGTCACTTTCAAAGGCTTTGAGTATGTTGATAATGCCTTGCAAGCCGGAACCGGAGCCATTATGTTAGGTGCGCATTATACCACGATGGAAATCAGTGGTCGGCTCATTGCTTTGGATCATGATTTAGCGGTGAGTTATCAAAAGCTAAGAAACCCCTTATTCAATGCAGTCACTTATAATGCCCGTAAACGAATGTTGCACCGGGTGTTTGCCCGTGATGAAATCCGTGCCAGTTTTCGTTATATTAAACAAAATCATTTAATGTGGATTGCCGCCGATCAGGATGTCGGTATAGAGAATAGTGTTTTTGTGCCTTTTATGGGGCATATAGCCGCGACTCAAACGGTGCCATCACGCATGGCAAAAATCACTAAAGCACCGATTATTCCCTATATTTCCCGCCGCCTTGATAATGCCCGGGGTTATGAAATTGAATTTTTCCCCCCTGTAGAAAATTTCCCTAGTGAGTCTTTAGAAGCCGATGCACTCTGCACTAATTTATTGATTGAAGAACAAATCCGCAAAGCGCCTGAGCAATATTTATGGGTACATCGTCGTTTCAAAACACGCCCTGAAGGCATGGCAAAACTTTATCGCAAAAAACCTCGAAGAATAACAAAAAAATGA
- a CDS encoding protein-L-isoaspartate O-methyltransferase family protein: protein MIEMNFETARHNMIEQQIRPWNVIDPIALDALEAVPRENYVAENLKKSAFSDVELPIGQDQVMLFPKIEARILQTVQLKKTDNVLEIGTGSGYMTALLAHLSAKVCSVEIYDNLSQQAQQILQSEGFDNVSFLLDDKDNSASAEITQQGPYDVIVLTGSVAQLPEMYKQNLKVGGRLFAVIGTAPSMEATLITRVSNSQYACEVLFETVIPALENMLEENAFEF, encoded by the coding sequence ATGATTGAAATGAACTTCGAAACAGCCCGTCATAATATGATCGAACAGCAAATCAGACCCTGGAATGTTATCGATCCAATTGCTCTTGACGCTCTCGAAGCCGTTCCCAGAGAAAATTATGTCGCTGAGAATTTGAAGAAATCAGCCTTTTCTGATGTTGAGCTGCCCATCGGTCAGGATCAAGTGATGCTTTTTCCTAAAATTGAAGCGAGAATTCTGCAAACAGTACAATTGAAAAAGACGGACAATGTCCTAGAAATTGGCACCGGCAGTGGTTATATGACGGCTTTACTGGCACATTTATCAGCCAAGGTCTGTAGTGTTGAAATTTATGATAATTTAAGTCAGCAAGCGCAACAAATACTACAAAGTGAAGGCTTTGATAATGTTAGCTTCTTGCTTGATGATAAGGATAATTCAGCCAGTGCTGAGATTACACAACAAGGTCCTTATGATGTGATTGTCCTGACCGGTTCTGTGGCGCAATTGCCCGAGATGTATAAGCAAAACCTTAAAGTAGGTGGTCGCTTATTTGCTGTGATTGGTACAGCACCATCAATGGAAGCCACTTTAATCACACGTGTTTCCAATAGTCAATATGCTTGTGAGGTTTTATTCGAGACAGTCATTCCAGCCCTGGAAAATATGCTTGAAGAAAATGCATTTGAATTTTAA
- the waaA gene encoding lipid IV(A) 3-deoxy-D-manno-octulosonic acid transferase produces the protein MPRFFYTLVYYSLVPFLFLRLLLKHQKSNDYKDQRQALRLAERLGFFRPPVFIERPIWIHTVSVGEFLATLPLLKQLQEKYNHYPIVITCTTTTGSAQICKTFAQEIQQGRVFHVYLPYDLPGAMRRFMQALKPRLAIIMETEIWPNLLTVAEQQEIPVCLLNARMSPRSAKGYARIKRLIAPSLKQLSFIAAQDSMDAKRLINLGAEESHLAITGSIKYDLKLNSDDIAYGKSLREQLNWQDRKVLIAASTHQGEDEMLLSVYRQLKKQYDNLSLIIVPRHPERFQSVYQLLNVDALNVLKRSQMNAAFDLPVDILLGDSMGEMIRYFACADIVFMGGTLVKTGGHNILEPAALGLPIIYGPHMFNFNAINALFLQHQAVQQVADEQQLKAGLEEMLLDETQAHEMGARAKELMAKNAGAVDKMMQSIQIFLT, from the coding sequence ATGCCTCGCTTCTTTTATACCTTAGTCTACTATAGCTTAGTGCCGTTCTTATTCTTGCGTTTGCTGTTGAAACATCAAAAAAGTAATGACTATAAAGATCAACGTCAGGCATTACGCTTAGCAGAGCGTTTAGGCTTTTTTAGGCCTCCAGTTTTTATAGAGCGACCTATCTGGATTCATACCGTATCCGTTGGTGAGTTTCTTGCGACCCTACCCCTGCTCAAACAACTGCAAGAGAAATACAATCATTACCCCATCGTGATCACCTGTACCACCACCACGGGCTCGGCACAGATTTGCAAAACCTTTGCCCAAGAAATACAACAGGGTCGTGTTTTTCATGTCTACTTGCCTTATGACCTGCCAGGAGCTATGCGGCGTTTTATGCAAGCGCTTAAACCACGCTTGGCTATTATTATGGAAACTGAAATCTGGCCTAATTTACTGACTGTTGCGGAACAGCAAGAAATTCCGGTGTGTCTGCTAAATGCACGTATGTCCCCACGCTCGGCAAAGGGGTATGCACGAATTAAACGCTTAATAGCACCTAGCCTAAAGCAACTTTCATTTATTGCCGCACAAGATAGCATGGATGCTAAGCGTTTAATCAACTTAGGTGCAGAAGAAAGCCACCTAGCGATCACGGGTAGTATTAAATATGATTTAAAACTCAATAGTGATGATATTGCATACGGGAAATCACTGAGAGAACAGCTCAATTGGCAAGATAGAAAAGTCTTAATTGCCGCCAGTACCCATCAGGGTGAAGATGAAATGTTATTGAGTGTTTATCGGCAATTAAAAAAACAGTACGATAATTTAAGCCTGATTATCGTACCTCGACACCCAGAACGTTTTCAGTCTGTTTATCAACTATTAAATGTCGATGCTTTAAACGTACTCAAACGCTCACAAATGAATGCTGCTTTTGACCTACCTGTGGATATTCTTTTAGGGGATAGTATGGGTGAAATGATACGTTACTTTGCCTGTGCAGATATAGTTTTTATGGGTGGCACACTGGTAAAAACGGGTGGCCATAATATCCTTGAACCTGCGGCACTGGGCTTGCCAATTATTTATGGCCCCCACATGTTTAACTTTAATGCCATCAATGCACTTTTTTTACAGCATCAGGCGGTACAACAAGTCGCAGATGAGCAACAATTAAAAGCAGGCTTAGAAGAGATGTTGTTAGATGAAACACAGGCTCATGAAATGGGCGCTAGAGCCAAAGAATTAATGGCGAAAAATGCCGGAGCAGTCGATAAAATGATGCAGTCAATACAGATTTTTTTAACTTAA
- a CDS encoding hemerythrin domain-containing protein, which produces MLQISPQGGSADAQEGVSFEHPLTLLLSCHDKVKHFSSALVTLSLALKKEGWNEQLVASSDQIRRYFNVAAPEHHLDEEEHLFPAIIALDPELKKPQSLAIVQLIHRLIKEHVESDSLWESLDGLLAERSNDFARLGKLSADFKREMHTHADIENEQIFPYAKANMSDEILKAIGLSIAKRRGVKME; this is translated from the coding sequence ATGCTGCAAATCAGTCCACAAGGTGGTTCTGCTGATGCTCAGGAAGGTGTCAGCTTTGAACATCCACTGACACTATTATTAAGTTGTCATGATAAGGTCAAGCATTTCTCTTCAGCGCTAGTGACGTTAAGCCTAGCACTCAAAAAAGAAGGCTGGAATGAGCAGTTAGTTGCTTCATCCGATCAGATACGACGCTATTTTAATGTCGCCGCACCTGAGCACCATCTGGACGAAGAAGAGCATCTATTTCCTGCCATTATTGCACTTGATCCAGAATTAAAAAAACCACAATCCTTAGCAATAGTACAACTCATTCATCGTCTGATTAAAGAGCATGTTGAATCGGATAGCCTCTGGGAAAGTTTAGACGGCTTATTGGCAGAACGTTCGAATGATTTTGCTCGACTGGGAAAATTATCCGCTGATTTTAAACGTGAGATGCATACTCATGCAGACATAGAAAATGAACAAATTTTTCCTTATGCCAAGGCCAATATGAGTGATGAGATTTTAAAAGCAATTGGTCTGAGTATTGCTAAACGTCGTGGCGTAAAGATGGAGTGA
- a CDS encoding aldo/keto reductase: MSPLGLGTVKFGRDQQVKYPWSFEIPDDNAVRELLALSRDLGINVLDTAPAYGSSEQRLGQLLTQRHDWVIVSKVGEAFENGQSRFDFSAQTTRQTIERSLKKLNTDYLDVVLVHSDGDDQRVIEQEDVLESLQQLKQAGLIRAIGMSTKTTTGGLWCVEHTDVIMATRNSSDHTDDPVLDRALELNKGVVIKKGLQSGHVDTKAGGSGIEEALNYVFSHDAVNCLIAGTINPKHLTQNAHLVSQLTDSAD, translated from the coding sequence GTGAGCCCCTTAGGATTAGGGACGGTCAAATTTGGTCGAGATCAACAAGTAAAATACCCTTGGTCATTTGAAATTCCTGACGACAATGCGGTACGTGAACTTTTGGCCTTGAGTAGAGACTTGGGAATCAACGTATTAGATACTGCACCAGCCTATGGCAGCAGCGAGCAAAGACTGGGACAATTATTAACTCAGCGCCATGATTGGGTCATAGTCTCAAAGGTGGGAGAAGCCTTTGAAAACGGTCAATCACGTTTTGACTTTAGTGCCCAGACTACACGCCAAACCATTGAACGTAGCTTAAAAAAACTCAATACTGATTATCTTGATGTGGTATTGGTGCATTCCGATGGTGACGATCAGCGAGTCATTGAGCAGGAAGATGTGCTAGAAAGCCTACAACAGCTTAAACAGGCAGGACTCATCAGAGCAATTGGCATGTCAACCAAAACCACTACCGGTGGTCTTTGGTGCGTTGAACATACGGATGTTATTATGGCGACCCGTAATAGTAGTGATCATACCGATGATCCGGTATTAGATCGAGCGCTAGAATTAAACAAAGGCGTGGTGATCAAAAAAGGCTTACAAAGTGGTCATGTCGATACCAAAGCTGGTGGCAGCGGTATTGAAGAGGCTTTAAATTATGTCTTTTCCCATGATGCCGTTAATTGCTTAATTGCGGGCACAATCAACCCTAAGCATTTAACTCAGAACGCCCATCTTGTAAGTCAATTGACTGATTCGGCAGATTAA